One Luoshenia tenuis genomic region harbors:
- a CDS encoding Gfo/Idh/MocA family protein: MAEKIRYALIGCGRIAPNHIAAALANVEALELCAVCDPVEENMERVLEQAPEAVRQTVTRYTNYEEMLEKERPILVAIATESGRHAAIGLRCIAAGCNLIIEKPIALSIADADALIEAAESKGVQICACHQNRFNKSIQKIRQAVEAGQFGRMLHGTAHIRWNRNQNYYTQAPWRGTWEQDGGALMNQCIHNIDLLRWMMGDEVEEVFAYTDNLNHPYIAAEDLGLAVVRFKGGAYGLIEGTTNIYPSNLEETLYLFGEKGTVKAGGKSVNVIEEWRFEAQTEDPEAVKARFHENPPNVYGFGHTPLYRDVIAALGEGRAPYVDGYAGKRALEMVLAIYQSAATGKPVHLPLKECATTDFIGRFGR, encoded by the coding sequence ATGGCGGAGAAGATACGCTATGCGCTGATCGGCTGCGGCCGGATCGCGCCCAACCACATCGCCGCGGCGCTGGCCAATGTGGAGGCGCTGGAGCTTTGCGCGGTGTGCGACCCGGTGGAAGAGAATATGGAAAGGGTGCTGGAGCAGGCGCCCGAGGCGGTGCGCCAGACGGTGACGCGATATACGAACTATGAGGAGATGCTGGAAAAAGAGCGCCCGATTTTGGTGGCAATCGCTACCGAGAGTGGGCGGCACGCGGCCATTGGGCTGCGCTGCATCGCGGCGGGCTGTAACCTGATCATCGAAAAGCCCATCGCCCTGTCCATTGCGGATGCGGACGCGCTGATCGAAGCGGCGGAAAGCAAGGGTGTGCAGATCTGCGCCTGCCACCAGAACCGCTTTAATAAATCCATCCAGAAGATCCGCCAGGCGGTGGAGGCGGGGCAGTTTGGCCGGATGCTGCACGGCACCGCGCACATCCGCTGGAACCGGAACCAGAATTACTATACCCAGGCGCCCTGGCGGGGCACCTGGGAGCAGGACGGCGGGGCGCTGATGAACCAGTGCATCCACAATATCGACCTGCTGCGCTGGATGATGGGGGATGAGGTGGAGGAGGTATTTGCCTATACGGACAACCTGAACCACCCCTATATCGCCGCCGAGGACCTGGGGCTGGCGGTGGTCCGGTTCAAGGGCGGCGCGTACGGCCTGATCGAAGGGACCACCAACATCTACCCCAGCAACCTGGAGGAGACGCTGTATCTGTTTGGGGAAAAGGGTACGGTCAAGGCCGGCGGTAAATCGGTAAACGTGATCGAGGAGTGGCGCTTTGAAGCGCAGACGGAGGACCCGGAGGCGGTGAAGGCGCGGTTCCACGAGAACCCGCCCAACGTGTACGGGTTTGGGCACACGCCGCTGTACAGGGACGTGATCGCCGCGCTGGGCGAGGGGCGGGCGCCCTATGTGGACGGCTATGCGGGCAAGCGGGCGCTGGAGATGGTGTTGGCCATCTACCAATCCGCCGCCACGGGCAAGCCGGTACATCTGCCGCTTAAGGAGTGCGCCACCACCGATTTTATCGGGAGGTTTGGACGATGA
- a CDS encoding N-acetyltransferase, translated as MTAFVHPSAYVDAGVTLGEGTKVWHFCHIQSGASIGAGCTLGQNVNVAGHVRIGPGCKIQNNVSVYEGVELEAYVFCGPSCVFTNDLTPRAKYPKGRSGYLRTLVKEGASIGANATIVCGHTIGRWALIGAGAVVTGDVADHALMLGVPARRCGWVCECGEILGADLRCQKCGRSYRETAEGLKEEV; from the coding sequence ATGACGGCGTTTGTGCACCCTTCGGCCTATGTGGACGCGGGGGTCACGCTGGGCGAGGGCACCAAGGTATGGCATTTTTGCCATATCCAAAGCGGCGCCTCCATCGGCGCGGGCTGTACGCTTGGGCAGAACGTGAACGTGGCGGGCCATGTGCGCATCGGCCCGGGGTGCAAGATACAAAACAACGTATCGGTGTACGAGGGCGTGGAGCTGGAGGCGTACGTGTTTTGCGGGCCCTCCTGCGTATTTACCAACGACTTGACGCCTCGGGCCAAGTACCCCAAAGGGCGCAGCGGATACCTGCGCACGCTGGTAAAGGAGGGCGCCTCCATCGGGGCGAACGCCACCATCGTATGCGGGCATACCATTGGGCGCTGGGCGCTGATCGGCGCGGGGGCGGTGGTGACGGGCGACGTTGCCGACCACGCTCTGATGTTGGGGGTGCCGGCGCGCCGCTGCGGCTGGGTATGCGAATGCGGGGAGATACTGGGCGCGGACCTGCGCTGCCAAAAGTGCGGGAGAAGCTACCGGGAAACGGCCGAAGGCTTGAAAGAAGAGGTGTAA
- a CDS encoding DegT/DnrJ/EryC1/StrS family aminotransferase produces MQFRDLGAQYAALKDEIDAGIAQVLDSSRFIFGPQVAMLEQALADYVGVRHCVSCANGTDALQLALMAWGVGPGDAVFTADFTFFASAGCASILGATPVLVDIDPRTFNICPDALEAAIRRVEKEGKLRPKVIIPVDLFGLPADYPRIRQIAQKHGLRILEDGAQGFGGQIGEKKACSFGDMATTSFFPAKPLGCYGDGGAIFTDDDATDELLRALRAQGRSPEDKYDNRLIGMNSRLDTLQAAILLPKLRAFARYEVDWANKVAGWYTQRLSGLVEVPYVPEGYRSSWAQYTIQLRDRAQRDGLQAALKTQGIPTMVYYPRGLHQQTAYAGMALSDADFPHTARAAGRVLSLPMHPYLKEEEVEQVANAVASYLKA; encoded by the coding sequence ATGCAGTTTCGAGATTTGGGCGCGCAGTACGCTGCGCTAAAGGACGAGATCGACGCGGGGATCGCGCAGGTGCTGGACAGCAGCCGGTTTATCTTCGGCCCGCAGGTGGCTATGCTAGAGCAGGCGCTGGCGGACTATGTGGGCGTTAGGCACTGCGTATCCTGCGCCAATGGGACGGACGCACTGCAGCTGGCGCTGATGGCCTGGGGCGTAGGCCCGGGGGACGCGGTGTTTACAGCCGACTTTACCTTTTTTGCCTCGGCGGGGTGCGCGTCTATCCTGGGAGCCACGCCGGTGCTGGTGGATATCGACCCGCGTACCTTTAACATCTGCCCGGACGCGCTGGAGGCGGCGATCCGGCGGGTGGAGAAGGAGGGCAAGCTGCGGCCAAAGGTCATCATCCCGGTGGACCTGTTCGGGCTGCCGGCGGACTATCCGCGCATCCGCCAGATCGCCCAAAAGCACGGGCTGCGCATTTTAGAGGATGGGGCCCAGGGCTTTGGCGGGCAAATCGGCGAAAAAAAGGCCTGCTCCTTTGGGGATATGGCCACCACCTCGTTTTTCCCGGCCAAGCCGCTGGGCTGCTATGGGGATGGCGGGGCGATCTTTACCGACGACGATGCCACGGACGAGCTGCTGCGCGCCCTGCGGGCGCAGGGCCGCTCGCCCGAGGATAAGTACGACAACCGCTTGATTGGCATGAATTCCCGACTGGATACGCTGCAGGCGGCAATATTGCTGCCCAAGCTGCGCGCCTTTGCCCGCTATGAGGTGGATTGGGCCAACAAGGTGGCCGGGTGGTATACGCAAAGGCTCAGTGGACTGGTGGAAGTGCCCTATGTGCCGGAGGGGTACCGCTCCTCCTGGGCGCAGTATACCATCCAGTTGCGCGACCGCGCCCAGCGGGACGGGCTGCAGGCGGCGCTAAAGACGCAGGGCATCCCCACGATGGTATACTACCCGCGGGGCCTGCACCAGCAGACGGCCTATGCCGGCATGGCCTTGAGCGACGCGGACTTCCCCCATACGGCGCGGGCGGCCGGGCGGGTGCTCTCGCTGCCCATGCACCCCTACCTGAAAGAGGAAGAGGTTGAGCAGGTGGCAAACGCTGTAGCCAGCTATCTCAAAGCGTAA
- a CDS encoding class II fructose-bisphosphate aldolase, translating into MFVPMKNIVDAAYAGKYGVPAVPSNDEVQIRAAIQAAVESRSPLIFLTNNRKDPHFTHYMIKRFADEVDVPVASCLDHSRTFEDCVLGVSSGCSAIMADRSTLPYEENVADVLRLAQIAHAVGVSIEAELGHVGQGDNYAVDGVSALTDPEEAKRFIADTGVDCLAVAVGTAHGAYVGTPKIDFERLKEIDAACQHPLVLHGGSGSGEDNIHRCCELGVAKVNVVNDVMRLTLEGLKNTDLSGNKAYGLYAAINDITVNIVKHLFEVTGSVGKAASCCCGSKNSASEGNPFDSTKE; encoded by the coding sequence ATGTTTGTTCCCATGAAAAACATCGTTGACGCGGCGTATGCCGGCAAGTATGGCGTACCTGCGGTGCCCAGCAATGACGAGGTGCAGATCCGCGCGGCCATCCAGGCTGCGGTGGAATCGCGCTCGCCGCTGATTTTCCTGACGAATAACCGCAAAGACCCCCACTTTACCCATTACATGATCAAGCGCTTTGCCGACGAAGTGGATGTGCCCGTGGCCTCCTGCCTGGACCACAGCCGCACCTTTGAAGATTGCGTGCTGGGCGTGTCCTCCGGCTGCTCGGCCATCATGGCGGATCGCTCGACCCTGCCTTACGAGGAGAACGTGGCCGACGTGCTGCGCCTGGCGCAGATCGCCCATGCGGTGGGCGTGAGCATCGAGGCGGAGCTGGGCCATGTGGGCCAGGGCGACAACTACGCTGTGGACGGCGTAAGCGCGCTGACCGACCCGGAAGAGGCCAAACGCTTCATCGCCGATACGGGCGTGGACTGCCTGGCGGTGGCCGTGGGCACGGCGCACGGCGCCTATGTGGGCACCCCGAAGATCGACTTTGAGCGCCTTAAGGAGATCGACGCGGCCTGCCAGCACCCGCTGGTACTGCACGGCGGCTCTGGCTCCGGCGAGGATAACATCCACCGCTGCTGCGAGCTGGGCGTGGCCAAGGTCAACGTGGTCAACGACGTGATGCGCCTGACCCTGGAAGGCCTGAAGAATACCGATCTGTCCGGCAACAAAGCCTATGGGCTGTATGCGGCCATCAACGATATTACGGTGAATATCGTCAAACATCTGTTTGAGGTGACCGGCTCTGTGGGCAAGGCCGCTTCCTGCTGCTGCGGGAGCAAGAATAGCGCCAGCGAAGGCAACCCCTTTGATTCCACCAAGGAATAA
- a CDS encoding barstar family protein yields the protein MKRYEIDLGAVKTYWDFYKALQKGLELPAWCGMNMDAIWDMLTGYCEYPAQIMVTGGEGLPRDLQDEYERLLNVLNDLRREYPQDRFEVLILKA from the coding sequence ATGAAACGATATGAGATCGACCTGGGGGCGGTCAAGACCTACTGGGATTTTTATAAGGCGCTGCAAAAGGGATTGGAGCTTCCAGCGTGGTGTGGAATGAACATGGATGCGATATGGGACATGTTGACGGGGTACTGCGAATACCCGGCGCAGATCATGGTGACGGGGGGAGAGGGGCTGCCCCGGGACTTGCAGGACGAGTATGAACGGCTTTTAAATGTGCTGAACGACTTGCGGCGGGAATATCCGCAGGATCGGTTTGAGGTTTTGATCTTGAAAGCATAG
- a CDS encoding barstar family protein → MKRYEIDLGEVKTYWDFYKALQKGLELPAWCGMNMDAIWDMLTGYYEYPAQIMVTGGGGAPGLAGRV, encoded by the coding sequence ATGAAACGATATGAGATCGACCTGGGGGAGGTTAAGACCTATTGGGATTTTTATAAGGCGCTGCAAAAGGGGCTGGAGCTTCCAGCGTGGTGCGGGATGAATATGGATGCGATATGGGACATGTTGACGGGGTACTACGAATACCCGGCGCAGATCATGGTGACGGGGGGAGGGGGTGCCCCGGGACTTGCAGGACGAGTATGA
- a CDS encoding aldo/keto reductase: MRFKRFGKTEMNVSVATVGTWAIGGTGWGDVNKADSIRAIRAMVDNGVNFIDTAPVYGKGHSEEVVGEAIRGMKREDLIISTKAGLIWGEGIDGIERDITYKSIMWEIDQSLKRLGTDYVDLYLVHKPDFKGTPTEETMRAMMEIKKSGKARHIGLSNYSVELTKEAEQYGDVEAIQPPFSMVDRSELAVMEYAKSRDMGVMTYGSLGAGILTGAIRTLPNWDPSDTRYSFYNFFKEPKFSKCQELLKTLDAIAAAHGKPVAQVAVNWSTQNPLVDTALMGVRNVAEADENCAATDWTLTDEEIATINAAIEKYEA, translated from the coding sequence ATGCGTTTTAAACGATTTGGCAAGACGGAGATGAACGTATCCGTGGCGACGGTGGGCACCTGGGCCATCGGCGGCACGGGCTGGGGCGATGTGAACAAGGCCGATTCCATCCGCGCGATCCGCGCCATGGTGGACAACGGGGTCAACTTTATCGATACCGCGCCGGTGTACGGCAAGGGCCACTCGGAAGAAGTGGTGGGCGAGGCCATCCGCGGAATGAAGCGGGAGGATCTGATCATCTCCACCAAGGCCGGCCTGATCTGGGGCGAGGGCATCGACGGGATCGAGCGGGATATCACCTACAAGAGCATCATGTGGGAGATCGACCAGAGCTTAAAGCGGCTGGGCACGGACTATGTGGACCTTTACCTGGTGCACAAGCCGGACTTTAAGGGCACGCCCACCGAGGAGACCATGCGGGCGATGATGGAGATCAAAAAGAGCGGCAAGGCCCGCCACATTGGCCTGAGCAACTACAGCGTGGAGCTGACCAAGGAAGCCGAGCAGTACGGCGATGTGGAGGCCATCCAGCCCCCCTTCTCCATGGTGGACCGCTCTGAACTTGCGGTCATGGAGTATGCCAAGAGCCGCGACATGGGCGTTATGACCTATGGTTCTCTGGGCGCGGGCATCCTGACGGGCGCCATCCGCACCCTGCCCAACTGGGACCCTTCGGATACGCGGTACAGCTTCTACAACTTCTTTAAAGAGCCCAAGTTCTCCAAGTGCCAGGAGCTGCTTAAGACCCTGGACGCCATCGCGGCGGCCCACGGCAAGCCGGTGGCCCAGGTGGCGGTGAACTGGAGCACCCAGAACCCGCTGGTGGATACGGCGCTGATGGGCGTGCGCAACGTGGCCGAGGCCGACGAGAACTGCGCGGCCACCGACTGGACGCTGACGGACGAGGAGATCGCCACCATCAATGCGGCGATCGAGAAGTACGAGGCGTAA
- a CDS encoding MATE family efflux transporter has product MGFLRANRDINRLETPEGQITLLGLFLPLLIETLLRNLMGTVSVVILSQYSDNAVAAVGAATQLLNMVQIFYTLVATGVAIIINQNLGAGNRRYSGEVATVALVLCAGLSILTGAAMSIFALPLMGMMQLTGEVLVLAADYFRIVTALAITQALITLFSFIVRCYGRTQIAMVVALVMNVINALLCLLVVYRPFETPLQGVAGIGWARIISEAVALGIMIIAIRRVKVGFTLRALRPLPVKMIRQIFAVSIPPGIANLSYGVSQVVSTAIIATLGMAAVSAKVYLSNIFFYVYLLGMCLGQVTTIMIGRMVGAGEYQKAERLNRQNIVIGIACNVVLSVLVVAFYRPVLGMFTSSEEIIAMCLPVMFADILVEIGRAFNNIEGGCLNGAGDMVFSMAISVPSCWLISILFSYILGVVCGLGLVGCWIAFAMDELARGMAQMMRWRSRKWMSKSLIRRADG; this is encoded by the coding sequence ATGGGTTTTTTGAGGGCGAACCGGGATATCAACCGGCTGGAGACGCCAGAGGGGCAGATCACGCTGCTGGGGCTGTTTTTGCCGCTGCTGATCGAGACGCTGCTGCGCAACCTCATGGGGACGGTGAGCGTGGTCATCCTCTCGCAGTATTCGGATAACGCGGTGGCGGCGGTGGGCGCGGCCACCCAACTGCTGAATATGGTGCAGATCTTTTACACGTTGGTGGCCACGGGGGTAGCCATCATCATCAACCAAAACCTGGGGGCGGGCAACCGCCGCTACTCGGGCGAGGTGGCCACGGTGGCGCTGGTGCTGTGCGCGGGACTCAGCATCCTGACGGGGGCGGCCATGTCCATCTTCGCGCTGCCGCTGATGGGGATGATGCAGCTCACAGGCGAGGTGCTGGTATTGGCGGCGGATTACTTCCGCATCGTCACGGCGCTGGCCATCACCCAGGCGCTGATCACGCTGTTCTCCTTTATCGTGCGCTGCTATGGGCGCACGCAGATCGCCATGGTGGTGGCGCTGGTGATGAACGTGATCAACGCCCTGCTCTGCCTGCTGGTGGTCTACCGGCCCTTTGAAACGCCGCTGCAGGGCGTGGCGGGCATCGGCTGGGCGCGGATCATCAGCGAGGCGGTGGCCCTTGGCATCATGATCATCGCCATCCGCCGGGTGAAGGTGGGCTTTACCTTAAGAGCGCTGCGGCCGCTGCCGGTGAAGATGATCCGCCAGATTTTTGCGGTGAGCATCCCACCGGGGATAGCCAACCTTTCTTACGGGGTGAGCCAGGTGGTATCCACCGCCATCATCGCCACGCTGGGCATGGCGGCGGTCTCGGCCAAGGTGTACCTGAGCAATATCTTCTTTTACGTGTACCTGCTGGGCATGTGCCTGGGGCAGGTGACCACCATCATGATCGGACGGATGGTGGGGGCAGGGGAGTATCAGAAGGCCGAGCGGCTCAACCGGCAGAATATCGTGATCGGCATCGCCTGCAACGTGGTGCTCTCGGTACTGGTGGTGGCCTTTTACCGGCCGGTGCTGGGGATGTTTACGAGCAGCGAGGAGATTATCGCCATGTGCCTGCCGGTGATGTTTGCGGATATTCTGGTGGAGATCGGCCGGGCGTTTAACAACATCGAGGGCGGGTGCTTAAACGGCGCGGGGGACATGGTGTTCTCCATGGCGATATCGGTGCCCAGCTGCTGGCTGATCAGCATCCTGTTCTCCTACATCCTGGGCGTGGTGTGCGGCCTGGGCCTGGTGGGCTGCTGGATCGCCTTTGCCATGGACGAACTGGCGCGCGGCATGGCGCAGATGATGCGCTGGCGCAGCAGAAAGTGGATGAGCAAGAGCCTGATCCGCCGGGCGGACGGATAG
- a CDS encoding serine hydrolase domain-containing protein: protein MSFTKLTAYLDGLKENYGVPSFDCVVQRGHERLYRHMGGFSDAAGTKPVTAQDEYRLFSCTKVMTVTAGMQLVEQGKLFLGDPVAKYLPEFAQMTVREGETLRPASTVLTVEDLFTMSGGFNYDMGTPAFQELMARTDGQATTREMVAALAAGPLDFDPSTHFQYSLGLDVLAGIIEVVSGQTFGEYLNEHIFLPLGAPPVTFHLAPEVEKAHFSQMYGVDGTGHIVPFTFIHPRSTDLNYESGSGGLICKVDSYAPVADALACGGVGANGARILQAQTIEEMKRNRLSGVRLADFEKMGKAGYGYGLGVRTLIDKRASKGPVGEFGWDGAAGAYVALDTEHQLSIFYAQHVCGMGQDIEDIHCAIRDMVYEELGLAE from the coding sequence TTGAGCTTTACCAAACTGACGGCGTATCTGGATGGATTAAAGGAAAACTACGGTGTGCCTTCATTTGACTGTGTGGTGCAAAGAGGGCATGAAAGGCTATACCGCCACATGGGCGGCTTTTCGGACGCGGCGGGCACAAAACCCGTGACGGCGCAGGATGAGTACCGGCTGTTCTCCTGCACCAAGGTGATGACCGTGACGGCGGGCATGCAGCTGGTGGAGCAGGGCAAGCTCTTTTTGGGCGACCCGGTGGCCAAGTACCTGCCGGAGTTTGCGCAGATGACGGTGCGGGAGGGGGAGACCCTCCGCCCGGCCAGCACCGTGCTGACGGTGGAGGACCTGTTTACCATGAGCGGGGGCTTTAACTACGACATGGGCACGCCGGCCTTTCAGGAGCTGATGGCGCGCACGGACGGGCAGGCCACCACGCGGGAGATGGTGGCGGCGCTGGCCGCAGGGCCGCTGGACTTTGACCCCTCGACCCATTTCCAGTACAGCCTGGGGCTGGACGTGCTGGCGGGCATCATCGAGGTGGTGAGCGGGCAGACCTTTGGCGAATACTTAAACGAGCATATCTTCCTGCCGCTGGGGGCGCCCCCGGTGACCTTTCACCTGGCGCCCGAGGTGGAAAAGGCCCACTTTTCCCAGATGTACGGGGTGGACGGGACAGGGCATATCGTACCGTTTACCTTTATCCACCCCCGCTCTACCGACCTGAACTATGAGAGCGGCAGCGGCGGGCTGATCTGCAAGGTGGATAGCTACGCCCCGGTGGCGGACGCGCTGGCCTGCGGGGGCGTGGGGGCCAACGGCGCGCGCATTTTGCAGGCGCAGACCATTGAGGAGATGAAGCGCAACCGGCTCTCCGGCGTGCGTCTGGCGGATTTTGAAAAAATGGGCAAGGCCGGTTACGGCTATGGTCTGGGCGTGCGCACGCTGATCGACAAGCGCGCATCCAAAGGGCCGGTGGGCGAATTTGGCTGGGACGGCGCGGCCGGGGCCTATGTGGCGCTGGATACCGAGCACCAGCTTTCCATCTTCTACGCCCAGCACGTGTGCGGGATGGGGCAGGATATCGAGGATATCCACTGCGCCATACGGGACATGGTGTACGAGGAATTGGGGCTGGCGGAATAG
- a CDS encoding GNAT family N-acetyltransferase has protein sequence MAGRITIRPETHRDFKDIIALVLRSFQEGTDYSDGTDILALIEEIRDSAYHIPELSFVAEENGKVVGHFMFSRFPLSPTAEGGHGPARDAETVLLAPVCVHAEHFRQGIGKTMLSLGIEKARESGYKGIILEGDYHYYNRLGFKTSAGYGIYPTSGYPMKEPRCMMCQETYPGALQDIHGFVVYDMYFNA, from the coding sequence TTGGCGGGCCGGATAACGATACGCCCAGAAACCCATAGGGATTTTAAGGATATTATTGCCCTGGTGCTACGCTCGTTTCAGGAGGGGACGGATTACTCTGATGGCACAGATATACTGGCGCTGATTGAAGAAATCAGAGATTCGGCCTATCATATCCCGGAGCTATCGTTTGTAGCAGAGGAGAACGGCAAGGTCGTTGGGCACTTTATGTTTTCCCGCTTTCCGCTTTCGCCAACGGCCGAGGGTGGGCATGGGCCAGCCCGGGACGCGGAAACCGTACTGCTTGCCCCTGTTTGCGTACATGCTGAGCATTTCAGACAGGGCATTGGAAAAACCATGCTATCCCTGGGGATTGAAAAAGCGCGGGAAAGCGGATATAAGGGGATCATTTTAGAGGGAGACTACCATTATTACAACCGTTTGGGTTTTAAGACATCCGCCGGATACGGTATTTATCCAACAAGCGGCTACCCGATGAAGGAGCCAAGATGTATGATGTGCCAGGAAACTTATCCCGGTGCGTTGCAGGATATCCATGGATTTGTGGTATACGATATGTACTTTAATGCATGA
- the spoVAE gene encoding stage V sporulation protein AE, with translation MDLFWEFAKAFLVGGAICVVGQLLISLTKMTSARILVLFVTLGVVLSALGLYEPLVEFAGAGATVPLTGFGHSLAQGAISAVKTEGFLGIFLGGVTAAAGGIAAAIFFGYVCALIFRPRMK, from the coding sequence ATGGATCTGTTTTGGGAATTCGCCAAGGCCTTCCTGGTGGGCGGCGCCATCTGCGTGGTGGGCCAGCTGCTCATCAGCTTAACCAAGATGACCAGCGCCCGTATCCTGGTGCTGTTCGTCACCCTGGGCGTGGTATTAAGCGCCCTGGGCCTTTATGAGCCGCTGGTGGAGTTCGCCGGCGCGGGCGCCACAGTGCCGCTCACCGGGTTTGGCCACTCGCTGGCTCAGGGGGCGATCTCCGCCGTAAAGACCGAGGGCTTCCTGGGCATCTTCCTGGGCGGCGTTACGGCGGCGGCCGGCGGCATCGCCGCGGCCATCTTCTTTGGCTATGTCTGTGCGCTGATCTTCCGCCCCCGCATGAAATAG
- the spoVAD gene encoding stage V sporulation protein AD: MAKRQSKRLGKQTLKMQNPPAILSHASVVGTKEAQGPLKDWFDVTLSDDMCGKSTFEQAENEILLTATRMAVKRAGLAQDDVHFFLAGDLLNQIVSASFAARELTMPFFGLYGACSTMCESLSLGSILIDGGFADTVLCASCSHFATAERQYRNPLELGSQRPPAAQWTVTGAGSTLLGAEGKGPFVEMVTVGKVNDWGISDANNMGAAMAPAAVDTLFTHFEDTGRRPEDYDLIATGDLGAIGSEILREMMGQHGIDMGPHYTDCGLEIYDREAQDVHAGGSGCGCVASVLNSYLLKRLEQGDFERILVCATGALHSPTTSLQGETIPGIAHAVSIVRRKGE; the protein is encoded by the coding sequence ATGGCCAAGCGACAGTCCAAGCGCCTGGGCAAACAGACGCTGAAAATGCAAAACCCGCCCGCCATCTTATCCCACGCTTCGGTGGTAGGCACCAAGGAGGCCCAGGGCCCTTTAAAGGATTGGTTCGATGTGACCCTGTCCGACGATATGTGCGGCAAATCCACCTTCGAGCAGGCGGAAAACGAGATCCTGCTCACCGCCACCCGCATGGCCGTCAAGCGCGCGGGGCTGGCGCAGGATGACGTGCACTTTTTCCTGGCCGGAGACCTGCTCAATCAGATCGTCTCGGCCTCCTTTGCCGCCCGGGAGCTGACCATGCCCTTTTTCGGCCTGTACGGGGCCTGTTCCACCATGTGCGAGTCCCTCTCGCTAGGCTCTATCCTGATCGACGGAGGCTTTGCCGATACGGTACTGTGCGCCAGCTGCAGCCACTTTGCCACGGCCGAGCGGCAGTACCGCAACCCCCTGGAGCTGGGCAGCCAGCGCCCGCCCGCGGCCCAGTGGACCGTGACCGGCGCGGGCTCCACCCTGCTGGGGGCCGAGGGCAAGGGCCCCTTTGTGGAGATGGTGACGGTGGGCAAGGTCAACGACTGGGGCATCTCCGACGCCAACAACATGGGCGCGGCCATGGCCCCCGCCGCAGTGGATACCCTGTTCACCCATTTTGAGGATACCGGCCGCCGCCCTGAGGATTACGACCTGATCGCCACCGGCGACTTAGGCGCCATCGGCAGCGAGATCCTGCGGGAGATGATGGGCCAGCACGGCATCGACATGGGCCCCCATTATACCGATTGCGGTCTCGAGATCTACGACCGGGAGGCGCAGGACGTGCACGCCGGCGGCAGCGGCTGCGGCTGCGTGGCCTCCGTACTCAACAGCTACCTTTTAAAGCGGCTGGAGCAGGGGGATTTTGAGCGCATTCTGGTCTGCGCCACCGGCGCGCTGCACAGCCCCACCACCAGCCTCCAGGGGGAGACCATCCCCGGCATCGCTCACGCGGTCTCCATCGTGCGCAGAAAGGGGGAATAA